From the Maioricimonas rarisocia genome, one window contains:
- a CDS encoding PSD1 and planctomycete cytochrome C domain-containing protein encodes MKLADRFTAFLCPALFLLFAVSVPAAADDYLEHVKPVLHERCYACHGALKQEGGLRLDTAEFARKGGDSGAAVMPRQPGESELLRRITAEEDYERMPPEGAPLEPEQIAAIRAWIEAGAEGPADEAPEADPDDHWAFHPPVRTALPDVEGDASKNPIDRILAGHHHRLGLKPLPSAERSLLLRRVSLDLTGLPPTRAELEAFLADDRPDAWERAVDRLLDSPQYGERWGRHWMDVWRYTDWYGLGKQLRYSQKHIWHWRDWIIESLNEDKGYDQMVLEMLAGDEIAPTDTDTLRATGFLARNYYLFNRTTWMDATIEHTSKAFLGLTMNCAKCHDHKYDPLSQVDYYRMRAFFEPYQVRLDTIPGVTDLEKNGIPRAFDAHPEVPTYLHIRGNEKDPDTSEPLTPGFPELLAFDELQIEPVSLPAEAHRPALRPFVLDDLLADAQKQIARAEQGVEKARADLEKAESASPADESPQEDFLVDEFDTLQQNLWEPGPGTWEVKDGVLRQTETGTTRRYFRTVKTHPADFEAIVRFRTLGGQKWKSVGLCFDAVDGREKMVYLSAVQPGSKLQVSYNTGSGSQYPPQGRKAHPAELETWYEMRVAVRGLLVNVSLNGEHVIAYRLPVPREQGRIDLTAFDAHAEFDRVEVRSLPAGAVMVEADGSSPARPELARAALAVAEANLEAARLHPEAIRTSWHADRARYDETVSEKDRAATIREAALATRRYEEAQARHELAKAEQALLAAAEDKKGDAEKAVAKAKKKLEAATAAIESPGETFLTLRASLKALEGPDETEESRRQAYPEISTGRRTALARWMIDRRNPLTARVAVNHIWLRHFGQPLNETVADFGRQAKAPPLQDLLDWLAVELMENDWSMKHMHRLIVTSRAYRMSTEADLADEATRKTDPQNDYFWRRVPVRMESQIVRDSILHLAGELNLELGGPTVPPTDQKARRRSLYFTHSRDDRHKFTSMFDDADIQQCYRRAESIIPQQALALANSRVSLEMARALATKMSQQTTDDETFLHEAFLTVLGREPSSDERTACVETLQQLDELLADRDDRQVRSRAAVIHALFNHNDFVTIR; translated from the coding sequence ATGAAACTCGCCGATCGATTCACTGCCTTCCTCTGTCCGGCACTGTTCCTGCTGTTCGCGGTGAGCGTCCCCGCTGCAGCGGACGACTACCTCGAGCACGTCAAACCCGTGCTGCACGAACGCTGCTACGCGTGCCACGGGGCCCTCAAGCAGGAGGGGGGACTGCGTCTCGACACCGCAGAATTCGCCCGCAAGGGGGGCGACAGCGGTGCAGCCGTGATGCCCCGGCAGCCGGGCGAGAGTGAGTTGCTCCGCCGCATCACCGCCGAGGAAGATTACGAGCGGATGCCTCCCGAAGGGGCGCCGCTCGAGCCGGAACAGATTGCCGCGATCCGGGCCTGGATCGAAGCGGGTGCCGAGGGTCCGGCCGACGAAGCTCCCGAAGCCGATCCGGACGATCACTGGGCGTTCCACCCGCCCGTTCGGACTGCGCTGCCCGATGTCGAAGGGGACGCGTCGAAGAATCCGATCGACCGGATTCTCGCCGGCCATCACCACCGACTGGGCCTCAAACCACTTCCCTCCGCCGAGCGTTCGCTGCTGCTCCGCCGGGTCTCGCTCGACCTGACCGGGCTGCCGCCGACACGGGCCGAGCTGGAAGCGTTTCTTGCCGATGATCGTCCCGACGCCTGGGAGCGGGCGGTCGACCGTCTGCTCGATTCGCCGCAGTACGGCGAGCGGTGGGGCCGTCACTGGATGGACGTCTGGCGGTACACCGACTGGTACGGTCTGGGCAAACAGTTGCGGTACAGTCAGAAGCACATCTGGCACTGGCGGGACTGGATCATCGAGTCACTCAACGAGGACAAGGGCTACGACCAGATGGTCCTCGAGATGCTGGCCGGAGACGAAATCGCCCCCACCGATACCGACACGCTGCGGGCCACCGGCTTTCTCGCCCGCAACTACTATCTGTTCAACCGCACCACCTGGATGGACGCGACGATCGAGCACACGTCGAAGGCGTTTCTCGGTCTGACGATGAACTGTGCGAAGTGCCACGATCACAAGTACGATCCGCTCTCGCAGGTCGACTACTACCGCATGCGGGCATTCTTCGAGCCGTATCAGGTGCGGCTGGATACGATCCCGGGCGTAACCGACCTGGAGAAGAACGGCATCCCGCGGGCGTTCGACGCGCATCCCGAGGTGCCGACGTATCTGCATATCCGCGGCAACGAGAAAGATCCCGACACGAGCGAACCGCTCACGCCGGGCTTTCCGGAACTGCTCGCGTTCGATGAACTGCAGATCGAGCCGGTCAGCCTGCCGGCCGAAGCTCATCGGCCCGCGCTGCGGCCGTTCGTCCTCGACGATCTGCTGGCGGATGCACAGAAGCAGATCGCCCGGGCAGAGCAGGGGGTGGAAAAGGCGCGGGCGGACCTGGAAAAGGCCGAGTCGGCGTCCCCCGCCGACGAGAGTCCGCAGGAAGACTTTCTGGTCGACGAATTCGACACGCTGCAGCAGAACCTGTGGGAGCCGGGGCCCGGCACCTGGGAGGTCAAGGACGGCGTACTGCGGCAGACGGAGACCGGCACGACGCGGCGATACTTTCGAACGGTCAAGACGCATCCTGCAGACTTCGAGGCGATCGTGCGGTTCCGGACGCTGGGTGGGCAGAAGTGGAAGTCGGTCGGCCTCTGCTTCGATGCGGTCGACGGCCGCGAAAAGATGGTCTACCTCAGTGCCGTTCAGCCAGGATCGAAACTTCAGGTCTCTTACAACACAGGCAGCGGGTCCCAGTATCCTCCGCAGGGTCGCAAGGCCCATCCCGCTGAACTGGAGACATGGTATGAGATGCGGGTGGCGGTACGCGGCCTGCTGGTGAACGTGTCGCTGAACGGCGAGCACGTGATTGCGTACCGTTTGCCGGTGCCGCGTGAACAGGGTCGCATCGACCTGACCGCCTTCGATGCCCATGCCGAATTCGATCGCGTGGAAGTTCGCTCTCTGCCGGCCGGGGCCGTGATGGTGGAAGCGGATGGTTCCTCCCCCGCCCGTCCCGAGCTGGCCCGGGCGGCACTCGCCGTGGCCGAAGCGAATCTCGAAGCGGCGCGGCTGCACCCGGAGGCGATCCGCACGTCGTGGCATGCCGACCGGGCCCGCTACGACGAGACCGTCAGCGAGAAAGATCGTGCGGCGACGATTCGCGAGGCAGCGCTGGCCACGCGTCGTTACGAAGAGGCGCAGGCCCGGCACGAACTCGCGAAAGCCGAACAGGCGCTGCTCGCAGCAGCCGAAGACAAGAAGGGGGACGCAGAGAAGGCCGTCGCGAAGGCAAAGAAGAAACTCGAAGCAGCTACGGCTGCGATCGAATCCCCCGGCGAGACGTTTCTGACGCTGCGGGCTTCGCTGAAGGCTCTCGAAGGACCGGATGAGACGGAGGAGTCCCGCCGGCAGGCGTATCCCGAGATCAGCACCGGACGCCGGACGGCACTGGCCCGCTGGATGATCGACCGACGCAATCCGCTCACCGCGCGCGTGGCGGTCAATCACATCTGGCTGCGACACTTCGGTCAGCCGCTCAATGAAACCGTCGCCGACTTCGGGCGGCAGGCGAAGGCACCGCCGCTTCAGGATCTGCTGGACTGGCTGGCGGTCGAGCTGATGGAGAACGACTGGAGCATGAAACACATGCACCGGCTGATCGTCACATCCCGCGCCTATCGCATGTCGACCGAGGCCGACCTGGCAGACGAGGCAACGCGCAAGACCGATCCACAGAATGACTACTTCTGGCGACGCGTGCCGGTCCGCATGGAATCGCAGATCGTGCGGGACAGCATCCTGCACCTGGCAGGCGAGCTGAATCTCGAGCTGGGAGGACCGACCGTTCCTCCGACCGATCAGAAGGCCCGCCGACGGAGTCTGTACTTCACGCATTCGCGGGACGACCGGCACAAGTTCACGTCGATGTTCGACGATGCCGATATCCAGCAGTGTTACCGGCGTGCCGAGAGCATCATCCCGCAGCAGGCCCTCGCGCTGGCGAACAGTCGGGTGTCGCTCGAGATGGCCCGGGCTCTGGCGACAAAGATGTCACAGCAGACGACCGACGACGAGACGTTCCTGCACGAGGCGTTTCTGACGGTTCTTGGCCGCGAGCCTTCGAGTGACGAGCGAACGGCCTGCGTCGAGACGCTGCAGCAACTCGATGAGCTTCTCGCCGACCGGGATGACCGGCAGGTTCGTTCCCGTGCTGCCGTCATTCACGCCCTGTTCAACCACAATGACTTTGTGACGATTCGCTGA
- a CDS encoding HAD family hydrolase — MRRLAFLLATLAVTLPPAGGLSAQSADPLPSWNEGPTKQQIVSFVEAVTDADSPDFVPEAERIAVFDNDGTLWAEQPMYIQLAFAIDRLHTLAKEKPELKEKEPYRSILNGDLKSLAAGGEHAILEVLMATHADTTTDQFSAIVADWLETARHPKTDRPYTGMVYQPMLELLAYLRASGFKTFIVSGGGVAFMRVFSEKAYGIPPEQVIGSTIVTKFEMRASGPVLVRLPKIDFIDDKEGKPVGINRNIGRRPIAAFGNSDGDLQMLQWTTAGPGRRLGAIVHHTDAEREWAYDRDSHIGRLDKALDEGRNDGWTIIDMKQDWAQVFPPRN, encoded by the coding sequence ATGCGTCGACTTGCCTTTCTGCTGGCCACGCTGGCCGTAACGTTGCCTCCTGCCGGTGGACTCTCTGCGCAGTCGGCCGATCCGCTGCCGTCATGGAACGAGGGACCGACGAAGCAGCAGATCGTCTCTTTCGTCGAAGCAGTCACCGATGCGGACAGTCCCGACTTTGTTCCGGAAGCCGAGAGGATCGCCGTCTTCGATAACGACGGCACGCTGTGGGCCGAGCAGCCGATGTACATTCAGCTCGCCTTCGCGATCGACAGGCTTCACACGCTGGCGAAGGAAAAGCCGGAGCTGAAGGAGAAGGAACCGTACCGCTCGATTCTCAACGGGGATCTGAAGAGTCTGGCCGCCGGCGGTGAACACGCGATCCTTGAAGTGTTGATGGCAACGCACGCCGACACGACGACCGACCAGTTCTCTGCCATCGTCGCCGACTGGCTCGAAACGGCCCGTCATCCGAAGACCGACCGGCCGTACACCGGGATGGTCTATCAGCCGATGCTCGAACTGCTGGCCTACCTGCGGGCCAGCGGCTTCAAGACGTTTATCGTTTCGGGGGGTGGCGTCGCGTTCATGCGTGTGTTTTCCGAGAAGGCCTACGGCATTCCGCCCGAGCAGGTGATCGGCAGCACGATCGTGACGAAGTTCGAGATGCGAGCGTCGGGCCCGGTACTCGTGCGACTGCCGAAGATCGACTTCATCGACGACAAGGAAGGCAAGCCGGTCGGCATCAACCGGAACATCGGGCGACGACCGATCGCGGCCTTCGGCAATTCGGACGGCGACCTGCAGATGCTCCAGTGGACGACCGCCGGCCCCGGCCGCAGGCTGGGAGCCATTGTCCATCACACGGATGCCGAGCGGGAATGGGCCTACGATCGGGACTCGCACATCGGCCGTCTCGACAAGGCACTCGATGAGGGGCGGAACGATGGCTGGACGATCATCGACATGAAACAGGACTGGGCACAGGTCTTCCCACCCCGGAATTGA
- a CDS encoding DUF1501 domain-containing protein, translating to MAKGRAGGCQDFLRTRCSRRAALQVGGLGSLGFPLSRLLQAQEEASNAAKAKSVILLFQFGGASHLDTFDPKPDAPDGIRGEFGTIESNVPGRPICEHLPKLAGMSDRYALVRSVHHKSSSHNPGAYVSLTGRESLINIVTLNASANDFPHPGSIVDYLDHEVRDVPTSVALPTMIADGPFRTPGEFAGFLGRKYDPLWVLKDPNSKDFNVDELTLPESISVDRLEDRQKTLSQLTALSQLAETSAIVQGMSEYQARAVDLLTSEATRKAFAIDDETDETRNRYGRNQYGQSVLLARRLVEAGVRFVTVYYSRAISGWDTHKNNFSTLKDSRLPQTDDALSSLLTDLEERGLLDETLVYWTGDFGRTPKINKDAGRDHWPACGTVLMAGGGIRGGVDYGSSDATGAYPDLDPSTPGDITATVFHSLGFPPETLIHDQLQRPLPISDGRPLLPLFG from the coding sequence ATGGCAAAGGGACGGGCGGGCGGTTGTCAGGATTTTCTGCGGACGCGGTGCTCCCGCCGGGCAGCACTGCAGGTCGGCGGGCTTGGCTCGCTGGGCTTCCCCCTCTCGCGATTGCTGCAGGCGCAGGAGGAAGCCAGTAACGCCGCCAAAGCGAAGAGCGTCATCCTGCTGTTCCAGTTCGGCGGGGCGAGTCACCTCGACACGTTCGACCCGAAGCCGGACGCTCCGGACGGAATCCGCGGCGAATTCGGCACCATTGAATCCAACGTTCCCGGAAGGCCGATCTGCGAGCACCTGCCCAAGCTGGCCGGCATGTCCGACCGGTACGCGCTGGTGCGGAGCGTGCACCACAAGAGTTCGAGCCACAATCCGGGGGCGTATGTTTCGCTGACCGGCCGTGAGTCGCTGATCAACATCGTTACGCTCAATGCGTCAGCGAATGACTTTCCGCATCCCGGCTCGATCGTGGACTATCTGGACCACGAAGTCCGCGATGTGCCGACGTCGGTCGCCCTTCCCACGATGATCGCCGACGGACCGTTCCGCACGCCGGGCGAATTCGCCGGATTTCTCGGCCGGAAGTACGATCCGCTGTGGGTGCTGAAGGATCCGAACTCGAAAGACTTCAACGTCGACGAACTGACGCTGCCGGAGTCGATCAGCGTTGACCGGCTGGAGGATCGCCAGAAGACGCTCAGTCAGCTGACGGCACTGAGCCAGCTGGCCGAGACCTCCGCAATTGTGCAGGGGATGAGTGAATACCAGGCACGTGCCGTCGATCTGCTGACGTCGGAAGCAACCCGCAAGGCGTTCGCCATCGACGATGAAACGGACGAAACGCGGAACCGGTACGGACGGAATCAGTACGGGCAGAGCGTACTGCTGGCCCGGCGGCTGGTCGAGGCTGGGGTGCGATTCGTGACGGTCTACTATTCGCGGGCGATCAGCGGCTGGGACACGCACAAGAACAACTTCAGCACGCTGAAGGACAGCCGGCTGCCGCAGACCGACGACGCCCTTTCTTCGCTGCTGACCGATCTCGAAGAACGGGGGCTGCTGGACGAAACGCTCGTCTACTGGACCGGCGACTTCGGGCGGACGCCGAAGATCAACAAGGATGCCGGCCGGGATCACTGGCCCGCCTGTGGGACGGTGCTGATGGCGGGTGGCGGCATTCGTGGCGGTGTCGACTATGGCAGCTCGGATGCGACGGGTGCCTATCCGGATCTCGATCCGTCGACGCCGGGCGACATCACGGCGACGGTGTTCCACTCGCTCGGTTTCCCGCCGGAGACGCTGATCCACGATCAGCTTCAACGTCCGCTGCCGATCTCCGACGGCCGCCCGCTCCTGCCGCTGTTCGGGTAG
- a CDS encoding DUF1501 domain-containing protein has protein sequence MTIDLQTSRRDMLRAGLGFGALAFNAMQQQDLLAATAARAVTGQPHRPPKAKNVIWLFMRGGVSHMESFDPKPALTEYAGTSIPDSPFSSVQDPEKLKKVRVVVVNDANGQQRNKLYPLQVGFKQYGESGIPVSDWFPHIGSCVDDISVIRSMWTTDDNHGAQVQFHSGRHMLDGRHPTIGAWISWGLGTLNDNLPKFITMGPRFFDKRDGHYLGPAHDAVPLKIDPKEPLPFARPELDMAAREQELTFDLIHKLNGLTADRYQTDEILRARMKSYELAYRMQASIPEAIGFDRETEETQDLYGLDDDVTRPFGMQLLAARRLTERGVRFIQIMHGGGAAGAWDAHSGLKANHEKLSKQVDRPIAGLLKDLKRRGLLEETIVVFATEFGRTPGSQGSNGRDHHPYGFSIWMAGGGIKGGIVHGATDEIGFHAEEHPHYVTDVHATILHQLGLDHRTMQVPGHKRLEMDFGEPIHEILA, from the coding sequence ATGACCATCGACCTGCAGACTTCGCGACGTGACATGCTGCGCGCCGGCCTGGGCTTCGGAGCGCTCGCCTTCAATGCGATGCAGCAGCAGGATCTGCTTGCGGCGACCGCTGCGCGTGCCGTCACCGGGCAGCCACATCGTCCCCCGAAGGCAAAGAACGTCATCTGGCTGTTCATGCGGGGGGGCGTGAGCCACATGGAGAGCTTCGATCCGAAGCCGGCGCTCACCGAGTACGCCGGCACGTCGATCCCCGACTCTCCCTTCAGCAGCGTGCAGGATCCGGAGAAGCTCAAGAAGGTTCGCGTCGTCGTCGTCAACGACGCCAACGGGCAGCAGCGGAACAAGCTGTACCCGCTGCAGGTTGGCTTCAAGCAGTACGGCGAGAGCGGCATTCCGGTCAGTGACTGGTTCCCGCATATTGGCAGCTGCGTCGACGACATCTCCGTCATCCGCTCGATGTGGACGACCGACGACAATCACGGGGCCCAGGTGCAGTTTCATTCGGGCCGGCACATGCTCGACGGCCGGCATCCGACGATCGGCGCCTGGATCTCGTGGGGACTGGGAACGCTCAACGACAACCTCCCCAAGTTCATCACGATGGGGCCGCGGTTCTTCGACAAACGGGACGGCCACTACCTGGGCCCGGCTCATGACGCGGTGCCGCTGAAGATCGATCCGAAGGAGCCGCTGCCGTTCGCCCGTCCTGAACTGGACATGGCAGCGCGGGAACAGGAGCTGACGTTCGATCTGATTCACAAGCTGAACGGCCTGACTGCCGACCGGTACCAGACCGATGAGATTCTGAGGGCCCGGATGAAGTCGTACGAACTCGCCTACCGGATGCAGGCCTCGATTCCTGAGGCAATCGGCTTCGATCGGGAGACGGAAGAAACCCAGGACCTGTACGGGCTCGATGACGATGTGACGCGACCGTTCGGCATGCAGCTGCTGGCGGCCCGGCGCCTGACCGAACGGGGCGTGCGGTTCATCCAGATCATGCACGGCGGTGGTGCCGCGGGTGCGTGGGACGCCCACTCAGGCCTGAAGGCGAATCACGAGAAGCTCTCGAAACAGGTGGACCGACCAATCGCCGGCCTGCTCAAGGACCTCAAACGCCGGGGCCTGCTGGAGGAGACGATCGTGGTGTTTGCGACCGAGTTCGGCCGTACGCCGGGCTCGCAGGGAAGCAACGGACGGGACCATCACCCGTACGGGTTCTCAATCTGGATGGCAGGCGGCGGCATCAAGGGGGGCATCGTCCACGGTGCGACCGACGAGATCGGTTTCCATGCCGAGGAGCATCCCCACTACGTCACCGACGTGCACGCCACGATCCTGCATCAGCTGGGGCTCGATCACCGGACGATGCAGGTGCCGGGGCACAAGCGGCTGGAGATGGACTTCGGCGAACCGATCCACGAGATCCTGGCCTGA
- a CDS encoding DUF1549 and DUF1553 domain-containing protein gives MRLPAITFAILLVACTTIASADENPVSFRFDVLPALTRAGCNAGTCHGTPTGKNGFHLSLRGFDAAHDWTALTREVNGRRINRQRPQQSLILLKATAAVPHEGGRRLQKDGRLYRLIERWLREGATDDSDQEISLAAIEMTPRAGTINHDAEPPRLLVTAKFSDGSRRDVTHLARFSSTDEEIATIAEDGSLERHGPGEVTLAAEYAGQFASSTFILRRGDVEVTWDRPQAGNFIDDQVFAKLEQLQIEPSELSSDEEFLRRICLDLHGRLPTPDEIRSFVGDDTPDKRSRLIDTLIDSPQFADWWAMKWTDRLGCNQRFVGKWGAQKYHQWIRHAMATNVPEDAFFRQLLTGSGGNYSSPPASFWRRLRVGGIGDNIDPLMATEEISQLVLGVRIQCARCHNHPGERWTQDDFYGLAAFFARVKFKKGPYYNHNYDKEDTVFPIATGDVTHPRTGQIAPPRLLDGHLPVIADDEDRRVTFAEWATAPENPWFARAAVNRIWFHLFGQGIVDPVDDFRSSNPPTHPELLDSLADEFIRSGFDRKELIRLVTNSRVYQLSSKPTPTNADDDRYFSHRAVRLLHAEQLLDAVATVTGVEERFPGMPPGTRAVALPDGEYKHPFLEAFGRPARASACECERDSGLNFSQALHLVGGRVVQDKIHSESGRAAALAGSDRSADELAEELVLLTFSRFPTDEEQELLRTLLTSEDRRRAVEDVLWTLINHREFLFQH, from the coding sequence ATGCGGTTGCCCGCAATAACGTTCGCCATCCTGCTGGTGGCCTGCACGACGATCGCCTCGGCAGATGAAAACCCGGTCAGTTTCCGTTTTGACGTGCTTCCGGCACTGACACGCGCGGGATGTAACGCGGGAACCTGTCACGGCACACCGACCGGCAAGAACGGATTCCACCTCAGCCTGCGGGGATTCGATGCGGCTCACGACTGGACGGCCCTCACTCGCGAAGTGAACGGCCGTCGCATCAACCGGCAACGCCCTCAGCAGAGTCTGATTCTGCTCAAGGCAACGGCTGCGGTTCCGCATGAAGGAGGTCGCCGGTTGCAGAAGGACGGCCGGCTGTACCGGCTGATCGAGCGCTGGCTCCGCGAGGGAGCCACTGATGACTCCGATCAGGAAATCTCACTCGCCGCCATCGAGATGACGCCCCGCGCCGGCACGATCAATCACGACGCCGAACCGCCTCGCCTGCTGGTGACGGCGAAGTTCTCCGACGGCAGTCGCCGCGATGTGACGCATCTGGCCCGCTTTTCCAGCACCGACGAAGAGATCGCCACGATCGCGGAGGACGGTTCGCTCGAACGCCACGGTCCGGGCGAGGTCACTCTGGCTGCCGAGTACGCCGGTCAGTTTGCGTCGTCGACGTTCATCCTCCGCCGGGGTGATGTCGAAGTGACATGGGACCGTCCACAGGCCGGCAACTTCATCGACGACCAGGTCTTCGCGAAGCTCGAGCAGCTGCAGATCGAGCCGTCGGAGTTGAGCAGCGACGAAGAGTTCCTCCGCCGCATCTGCCTCGACCTGCATGGCCGGCTTCCCACACCGGACGAGATCCGCTCGTTCGTCGGCGACGACACGCCCGACAAACGCAGCCGGCTCATCGACACCTTGATCGACTCTCCGCAGTTTGCCGACTGGTGGGCCATGAAATGGACCGACCGACTGGGCTGCAACCAGCGGTTCGTCGGCAAGTGGGGAGCGCAGAAGTATCACCAGTGGATTCGCCACGCGATGGCGACCAACGTCCCCGAAGATGCATTCTTCCGTCAGTTGCTCACCGGCTCTGGCGGGAATTATTCCTCTCCCCCGGCCAGCTTCTGGCGACGGCTTCGCGTGGGGGGCATCGGCGACAACATCGATCCGCTGATGGCGACCGAGGAGATCTCGCAGCTCGTTCTGGGCGTACGCATCCAGTGTGCCCGCTGCCACAACCATCCCGGCGAACGCTGGACGCAGGACGACTTCTACGGGCTGGCGGCCTTCTTTGCCCGCGTGAAGTTCAAGAAAGGGCCGTACTACAACCACAACTACGACAAGGAAGACACGGTCTTTCCGATCGCGACCGGAGACGTCACGCATCCACGCACGGGACAGATCGCGCCGCCGCGTCTGCTCGACGGTCACCTGCCGGTCATTGCGGACGACGAGGATCGCCGCGTCACGTTCGCTGAATGGGCGACCGCGCCTGAGAATCCCTGGTTTGCCCGGGCCGCGGTGAACCGGATCTGGTTCCATCTCTTCGGGCAGGGCATTGTCGATCCGGTGGATGACTTTCGCAGTTCGAATCCCCCCACTCATCCCGAGTTGCTCGATTCACTGGCGGACGAATTCATCCGCAGCGGTTTCGACCGGAAAGAACTGATCCGGCTGGTGACGAATTCCCGCGTCTATCAGCTCAGTTCGAAACCGACGCCCACCAATGCCGACGACGACCGCTACTTCTCGCACCGCGCCGTCCGGCTGCTGCATGCGGAACAGTTGCTCGACGCAGTTGCCACCGTCACCGGCGTGGAGGAGAGATTTCCCGGGATGCCTCCCGGCACTCGTGCCGTAGCACTGCCGGACGGGGAGTACAAACATCCCTTCCTGGAAGCATTCGGACGACCGGCCCGCGCGTCGGCCTGCGAGTGCGAGCGGGACAGCGGGCTGAACTTCTCACAGGCCCTGCATCTGGTGGGTGGCCGCGTTGTTCAAGACAAGATTCATTCTGAGAGCGGCCGGGCCGCAGCGCTCGCCGGCTCGGACCGTTCTGCCGACGAACTGGCGGAAGAACTGGTCCTGCTCACCTTCAGCCGCTTCCCCACCGATGAGGAACAGGAACTGCTTCGCACCTTGCTGACATCCGAAGATCGCCGACGAGCCGTCGAGGACGTCCTGTGGACACTCATCAACCATCGGGAGTTTCTGTTCCAGCATTGA